In a genomic window of Rubripirellula tenax:
- a CDS encoding c-type cytochrome encodes MDRLAAEGRGGQASDQRMSRMADLRFRVGFAIAFAVAFATSDSMCISDEVAFVPALERFARHNQVDSFDVGRLLITELGCTHCHLSDAEMLAPKAAPSLSGVGLRLNASWVRDYVARPHDVHPGTTMPDMLGELNAQQRENIANDIAAFLATQRQDFPEIKASGTTPVVFEFWKRGRIPEGQSLYHTVGCIACHEPDANFRVSGSPRSSIDEIIDQLDDDELEDLGLADAARPYPSVPHSNLAAKYTLQGLTFFLLEPDRYHPGSRMPNLKLTPEEAADLASYLIDSHKDREKGDAESRNNSVSADVASGRQAMQQFRCLACHRVGGLRLEHAASELPRLDQLRHDEPAGCLHVGNAEGVSYSLDDFQCDAIVSAIASTDTNLDMTRADHLQHRLMQLNCFACHVRDELGGIGRGRKDFFHSVGDIDLGDEGRLPPPLTGAGRKIKPGWLTKVLTGNKADIRPHMRIRMPRFHSDLVSDLTQWLVEVDGPRELPLTVADDSKPAKREVIEAGRELMDIGCIQCHSFDGFAMPGVVGVDLVGIADRVNRDWFMAFLRDPASLKQRTRMPNFFAAGKTQNSELLGGNPDRQIAAMWAYLQDVPKHSLPQKLQESRSQSYELVPDDRPILLRTFMDTAGTHAIAVGNPQGIHYAFDAEQVRLSTAWRGKFLDAQGTWFVRFAPPAVPLGSQLIDFPIGNVFAAMDDGVEIGHDVFAVSAQQPRFDGYRLDADGIPTFLYRVGEISVEDRTVAAKDDASLQRTWRLSVPKHTSRRIAFSPLAGVNVEDIGDDRFVNEAGLQAKIHGLSAVDATITSGPIPAADDHQRVHFLIQVTSPMTLRVDYSW; translated from the coding sequence ATGGATCGACTTGCTGCTGAAGGCCGGGGCGGACAAGCAAGCGATCAACGCATGAGTCGGATGGCTGATCTCCGGTTTCGGGTTGGGTTCGCGATCGCCTTCGCAGTCGCTTTTGCGACGTCGGATAGTATGTGCATTTCCGACGAAGTTGCTTTCGTCCCGGCGCTTGAGCGATTTGCGCGTCACAACCAAGTCGACTCTTTCGACGTCGGACGTTTGCTGATCACCGAACTCGGTTGTACCCACTGCCACCTCAGCGATGCAGAGATGCTGGCCCCCAAAGCCGCGCCTTCGTTGTCGGGCGTCGGGCTTCGGCTGAACGCGTCTTGGGTTCGCGATTACGTCGCCCGTCCTCATGACGTGCATCCCGGCACGACGATGCCCGACATGCTTGGCGAATTGAATGCGCAGCAGCGTGAGAACATCGCCAACGACATCGCCGCGTTTTTGGCGACACAGCGGCAAGACTTTCCAGAAATCAAAGCATCGGGCACGACGCCGGTGGTGTTCGAGTTTTGGAAGCGAGGTCGGATCCCCGAGGGGCAATCGCTTTATCACACGGTCGGCTGCATTGCCTGTCACGAGCCAGACGCAAACTTCAGGGTCTCCGGATCGCCTCGTTCCTCGATCGATGAGATCATCGACCAGCTAGACGATGACGAACTAGAAGATCTGGGCTTGGCCGACGCCGCACGGCCTTACCCATCGGTGCCGCATTCGAACTTGGCCGCCAAATACACCTTGCAAGGGCTGACGTTTTTTCTGTTGGAACCCGATCGCTATCACCCGGGCAGTCGCATGCCCAATTTGAAATTGACGCCCGAGGAAGCAGCGGATTTGGCCAGCTATCTGATCGACAGCCACAAGGATCGTGAGAAGGGTGATGCTGAGAGTCGAAACAACTCTGTTTCCGCCGATGTCGCATCTGGGCGCCAGGCGATGCAGCAGTTTCGCTGCCTCGCGTGTCATCGCGTCGGCGGTCTAAGATTGGAGCATGCTGCATCGGAACTGCCGCGACTCGACCAACTGCGTCACGACGAACCTGCGGGCTGTTTGCACGTTGGGAATGCTGAGGGCGTTTCCTATTCGCTCGACGATTTTCAATGTGACGCGATCGTCTCGGCGATTGCTTCAACCGACACGAATCTAGACATGACGAGGGCCGACCATTTGCAGCATCGTTTGATGCAACTGAACTGTTTCGCATGTCACGTTCGCGACGAGCTCGGCGGCATTGGTCGTGGTCGCAAAGACTTTTTCCATTCAGTTGGCGATATCGACTTGGGCGACGAGGGAAGACTACCGCCGCCATTAACGGGCGCGGGTCGGAAAATCAAACCGGGCTGGTTGACCAAAGTTCTGACCGGAAACAAGGCCGACATCCGACCTCACATGAGGATCCGAATGCCAAGGTTTCATTCGGATCTGGTCAGCGATCTGACGCAGTGGCTGGTCGAGGTCGATGGCCCTCGAGAGTTGCCGCTCACGGTTGCGGATGATTCCAAACCCGCAAAACGTGAAGTCATCGAAGCGGGCCGAGAACTGATGGACATCGGTTGCATCCAATGCCACTCGTTCGACGGCTTTGCCATGCCTGGCGTGGTTGGCGTTGATTTGGTGGGTATCGCGGACCGCGTGAACCGAGATTGGTTTATGGCGTTCTTACGCGATCCGGCATCGTTAAAACAGCGAACGCGGATGCCCAACTTTTTTGCCGCCGGTAAAACTCAAAACTCTGAATTACTGGGTGGCAACCCCGATCGTCAGATCGCTGCGATGTGGGCGTACTTGCAAGACGTCCCCAAGCATTCGTTGCCACAAAAGTTGCAAGAATCTCGATCGCAATCGTATGAGTTGGTCCCCGACGATCGGCCGATCCTGCTGCGCACGTTCATGGACACCGCCGGCACTCATGCGATCGCGGTGGGAAATCCCCAAGGCATCCACTATGCCTTTGACGCCGAACAAGTACGTTTGTCGACGGCTTGGAGAGGCAAGTTTCTGGATGCTCAAGGCACATGGTTCGTTCGCTTCGCACCACCAGCGGTTCCGCTGGGATCGCAATTGATCGACTTCCCTATCGGCAATGTCTTCGCCGCCATGGATGACGGTGTCGAAATTGGACACGATGTCTTCGCCGTATCAGCCCAACAACCTCGTTTCGACGGCTATCGGTTGGATGCCGACGGAATTCCGACGTTCTTGTACCGCGTCGGCGAAATTTCGGTCGAAGACCGAACCGTGGCTGCAAAGGACGACGCATCTTTGCAACGCACTTGGCGACTGTCGGTGCCCAAGCATACGTCTCGTCGCATCGCCTTTTCGCCGCTAGCTGGCGTGAACGTCGAAGACATCGGCGACGATCGGTTTGTCAACGAAGCTGGCCTGCAAGCGAAGATTCACGGCCTGTCCGCCGTCGACGCGACAATCACTTCAGGCCCGATTCCGGCGGCCGATGATCACCAGCGGGTTCACTTCCTGATTCAAGTCACGTCGCCCATGACGTTGCGGGTGGACTATTCATGGTGA
- a CDS encoding DUF7133 domain-containing protein produces MLKRTQLFVMTSVLATMMVSVVAAEEEPDYYRIVSVATSQTNSDSRAANWRPGDDGPALEISGIAPYDDDRIAVAIRKGEVWILSGIYDDPPAQMKYHRFASALHEPLGLLRRDGDLLTVQRSELTRLRDTNADDVADEYLTVTKGWGVTGHYHEYAYGPKVDGDGNLWLTLNIGMGLKGNLLNRTRKSTLGYQQGLWRGWGMKVGKADELIPVCAGMRSPSGLGANADGDMFYTDQQGNWVATGSLHHMREGAFFHHPESLASMDAVGSTIHDVTEIPDAMPLPEALARFPQMKPPAVWFPYKKMGQSTTDIMLDASDGKFGPFAGQLFIGEFTQAGINRVFLEKVDGEYQGACFPFRSGLASAVLRLMQGKDGSVFAGLTNRGWSSLGTASYGLQRLIWTGKMPFEIQTMRVRPNGFDLTFTRQVDTLSASDPTSYQFQRYTYNYHSTYGSDEIQRRDLTVRSATVQADGVTVRLVVDGLTPHFVHELNASGVRDQAGKSLLHSHAYYTLNRLPTLQTGKK; encoded by the coding sequence ATGCTGAAACGAACGCAACTTTTCGTGATGACGTCAGTGCTGGCTACGATGATGGTGTCGGTCGTCGCGGCCGAGGAAGAACCGGATTACTACCGAATCGTTTCGGTAGCCACCAGCCAAACGAACTCGGATTCACGAGCCGCGAACTGGCGTCCTGGTGACGACGGTCCTGCTTTAGAAATCAGTGGGATCGCGCCGTACGATGACGATCGTATCGCGGTGGCGATTCGCAAGGGCGAGGTCTGGATTCTGAGTGGCATTTATGACGATCCGCCCGCGCAAATGAAGTATCACCGCTTCGCTTCGGCGCTGCATGAACCGCTGGGCTTGCTTCGTCGCGATGGCGATCTATTGACGGTCCAGCGAAGCGAACTGACGCGACTGCGTGATACGAACGCAGACGACGTTGCCGACGAATACTTGACGGTCACCAAAGGCTGGGGCGTGACGGGACACTATCACGAATACGCTTACGGACCAAAGGTCGATGGCGATGGCAATCTCTGGTTGACTCTGAATATTGGGATGGGTTTGAAAGGCAACTTGCTCAATCGAACGCGCAAATCGACGCTGGGCTATCAACAGGGTTTGTGGCGTGGTTGGGGGATGAAAGTTGGCAAGGCCGACGAACTGATTCCCGTTTGCGCCGGCATGCGATCGCCCAGCGGCTTGGGGGCCAACGCAGACGGCGACATGTTCTACACCGATCAACAAGGCAACTGGGTCGCAACCGGATCGCTGCATCACATGCGCGAGGGAGCATTTTTCCATCATCCCGAATCCCTCGCATCGATGGATGCAGTCGGTTCGACCATTCACGATGTCACGGAAATTCCTGATGCGATGCCGTTGCCCGAAGCGCTCGCACGGTTTCCCCAAATGAAGCCGCCCGCCGTGTGGTTTCCCTACAAAAAAATGGGCCAGTCGACGACCGACATCATGCTGGACGCCAGCGACGGCAAGTTTGGTCCATTCGCCGGACAATTGTTCATTGGCGAATTCACGCAAGCCGGTATCAACCGCGTGTTTTTGGAAAAGGTGGATGGCGAGTACCAGGGCGCATGTTTTCCGTTCCGATCCGGATTGGCAAGCGCGGTGTTGCGATTGATGCAAGGCAAAGATGGCAGCGTTTTTGCGGGACTGACCAATCGCGGCTGGAGCAGTCTGGGGACCGCGTCATATGGCCTGCAACGATTGATATGGACGGGCAAGATGCCGTTCGAGATTCAAACGATGCGAGTTCGGCCGAACGGATTCGATCTCACATTCACACGCCAGGTCGATACCCTGTCGGCATCCGATCCGACGTCGTACCAATTTCAACGATACACGTATAACTATCATTCAACGTACGGAAGCGACGAAATACAACGGCGTGATTTGACCGTTCGATCGGCGACGGTCCAAGCCGACGGTGTCACTGTTCGATTGGTCGTCGACGGGCTGACGCCACACTTCGTCCACGAACTCAATGCTTCCGGGGTTCGCGATCAAGCGGGGAAATCGCTGCTTCATTCGCATGCCTACTATACGCTCAACCGACTTCCGACCCTGCAAACGGGAAAGAAGTAG
- a CDS encoding M3 family metallopeptidase, whose translation MDVESPLLKPWTGPYGGVPPWTLVRTEEFVPAFDVAITRAQQEIDAIAANPASATFDNTILAMQNAGDDLRRLEAIFGVHASNLNVGPIPDIEKTVVPKLSQHGDSIYQNKPLFDRISKIYDSPSMKDGTFTVAQTRIVDDLYKTFIRQGARLDETQKAKLSQINTRLARLFTDFSQNVLEDEKGYVTWIDDEARLAGLPQSVVDAMASAAKERANSGGKWAVTNTRSSMDPVLTYADDRALREVVWRNYYNRGDNGDKHDNNAIISEILKLRAARAKLLGYPTHAHWRMEPTMAKEPQAAMDLMMKVWPKAVARVIEEVADMQAIADAENADLKIEPWDYRYYAEKVRKEKYDLDLNEVTPYMQLDKLREAMMWAAGRLYGLTFKQISGIPIFHPDVTVWEVSKADGSFAGLWYLDPFAREGKRSGAWMTDYREQQNVTSEIRPIVSNNSNFVKSGDGATLISWDDAVTLFHEFGHALHSLLSNVKYRSQAGTNVARDYVEFPSQVNEHWLDTPEVLNQFAVHHETGEALPQSLLDKIKKASTFNKGFDTVEYLASALIDMKLHLAGDADIDPDTFERETLAAIGMPAEIPMRHRTPQFAHIFSSDAYSAGYYSYLWSDALTADAAERFVEAGSFYDPTVAKSLYENVMSVGDTIDPAEGFRRFRGRDVDTGALLRKRGFPVDE comes from the coding sequence ATGGATGTTGAATCGCCGCTTTTGAAACCTTGGACGGGTCCCTACGGCGGCGTCCCTCCGTGGACGTTGGTTCGGACGGAAGAATTCGTCCCCGCATTTGACGTCGCAATCACCCGTGCCCAGCAAGAAATCGACGCGATTGCGGCGAATCCCGCGTCTGCCACGTTCGACAATACGATCCTGGCGATGCAGAACGCGGGCGACGATCTGCGACGCTTAGAAGCGATCTTCGGCGTCCACGCTTCCAACTTGAATGTGGGACCGATTCCTGATATCGAGAAAACCGTTGTTCCGAAACTGTCCCAGCACGGCGACAGCATCTATCAAAACAAGCCGCTGTTCGATCGTATCAGTAAGATCTACGACAGCCCCAGTATGAAAGACGGCACGTTCACGGTCGCCCAAACTCGCATCGTCGACGATTTGTACAAGACATTCATTCGCCAAGGCGCGCGACTGGATGAAACCCAGAAAGCGAAACTGTCGCAAATCAACACGCGTTTGGCGCGACTGTTCACGGACTTTAGCCAAAACGTGCTCGAGGACGAAAAGGGCTATGTGACCTGGATCGATGACGAAGCACGTTTGGCCGGATTGCCGCAAAGCGTCGTCGATGCGATGGCGTCAGCCGCAAAGGAACGTGCCAACTCAGGTGGCAAATGGGCAGTAACGAATACGCGTTCGTCGATGGACCCGGTGTTGACGTATGCCGACGATCGGGCGCTTCGCGAAGTCGTGTGGCGGAACTATTACAACCGTGGCGACAATGGTGACAAGCATGACAACAACGCGATCATTTCAGAAATCTTGAAGCTACGAGCCGCGCGGGCCAAGTTGCTTGGCTATCCGACGCACGCCCACTGGCGGATGGAACCCACCATGGCAAAGGAACCTCAAGCCGCGATGGATCTGATGATGAAAGTGTGGCCCAAAGCCGTCGCTCGCGTCATAGAAGAGGTCGCCGATATGCAAGCGATCGCCGATGCCGAGAACGCAGATCTGAAGATTGAGCCTTGGGACTATCGATACTATGCCGAGAAAGTCCGTAAGGAAAAGTACGACCTGGATTTGAACGAAGTTACGCCGTACATGCAGTTGGACAAACTGCGCGAAGCAATGATGTGGGCGGCGGGACGACTGTATGGGCTGACGTTCAAACAGATCAGCGGCATCCCGATTTTCCATCCCGACGTGACGGTTTGGGAAGTCAGCAAGGCCGACGGATCTTTCGCCGGCTTGTGGTACTTGGACCCGTTCGCCCGTGAAGGGAAACGCAGCGGCGCGTGGATGACCGATTACCGGGAACAGCAAAACGTAACGTCAGAGATTCGACCGATCGTTTCCAACAATTCAAACTTCGTCAAATCCGGCGACGGAGCCACGTTGATCTCATGGGATGACGCGGTGACTTTGTTCCACGAATTCGGCCACGCGCTGCACAGTTTGCTGTCGAACGTGAAGTATCGTTCGCAAGCGGGAACGAATGTTGCCCGCGACTACGTCGAGTTTCCTTCGCAGGTCAATGAACACTGGCTCGATACGCCCGAGGTGTTGAATCAATTTGCCGTTCATCATGAAACGGGCGAAGCATTGCCACAGTCGTTGCTGGACAAGATCAAGAAAGCGTCGACGTTCAACAAGGGTTTCGATACCGTCGAGTACCTGGCCAGTGCGTTGATCGACATGAAGTTGCACCTGGCCGGCGATGCCGATATCGATCCCGATACTTTCGAGCGAGAAACATTGGCTGCGATCGGAATGCCTGCGGAAATTCCGATGCGTCACCGGACTCCGCAATTTGCGCACATCTTCAGCAGCGATGCGTACTCGGCTGGCTATTACAGCTACCTCTGGTCCGATGCGTTGACGGCCGATGCGGCTGAGCGGTTCGTCGAAGCGGGAAGCTTTTACGATCCAACGGTTGCCAAGAGTTTGTATGAAAACGTGATGAGCGTCGGTGACACGATCGATCCGGCCGAAGGTTTTCGTCGCTTCCGCGGACGTGACGTCGATACCGGCGCGTTGCTGCGGAAACGAGGCTTCCCCGTCGACGAATAA
- a CDS encoding alpha/beta hydrolase, with protein MFRIGLSIAMVFVGLACMNLRCMADHPDASIASTENPVEVEHDIVYGTGGGIDLQLDLARPIDRSVPSPCIVVIHGGAWRMGDKSNHRPDITALAEQGYVAATIQYRFCPEHQFPAQVEDVKCAVRYLRAHAEEYGIDPTRLGAVGYSAGAHLSMMLGTLDRQWEGDGGWPDQSSEVQAVVSYFGPTFFEEQGLNAQTKPLISDFLGGSAAEKPETYLQASPLTHVSPGDAPMLLFQGTDDALVPYQQAILMVEAMTKADIAGRVEFLIDAKHGWGGETRDRTNRETHDFFDQHLRTGG; from the coding sequence ATGTTTCGTATCGGTTTGTCGATAGCGATGGTATTCGTTGGTTTGGCGTGCATGAATTTGCGATGCATGGCGGATCATCCCGATGCCTCGATTGCTTCAACGGAAAATCCCGTCGAAGTGGAACACGACATTGTCTACGGGACCGGTGGTGGAATCGATTTGCAATTGGACCTTGCAAGGCCGATCGATCGATCGGTGCCGTCGCCGTGCATCGTCGTCATTCACGGCGGCGCATGGCGAATGGGTGACAAATCCAACCACCGTCCCGACATCACCGCCTTGGCCGAACAGGGATACGTTGCGGCCACCATCCAATATCGGTTCTGTCCCGAACATCAGTTTCCGGCACAGGTCGAAGATGTGAAATGTGCCGTTCGGTACTTGAGGGCTCACGCGGAAGAGTACGGCATCGACCCGACGCGGTTGGGCGCGGTCGGCTATTCCGCAGGTGCCCACTTGTCGATGATGCTGGGCACACTCGATCGCCAGTGGGAAGGCGATGGCGGATGGCCGGACCAATCCAGCGAAGTCCAGGCAGTGGTGTCGTACTTCGGTCCGACGTTCTTCGAAGAACAAGGGCTCAATGCACAAACCAAGCCGCTGATATCAGATTTTTTGGGTGGATCGGCGGCCGAGAAACCGGAAACCTATCTGCAGGCGTCGCCCTTGACCCATGTCAGCCCCGGCGACGCACCCATGCTGCTTTTCCAGGGGACCGATGACGCATTGGTGCCCTACCAGCAAGCTATTCTGATGGTGGAAGCGATGACAAAGGCCGATATCGCCGGACGGGTTGAGTTTCTGATCGATGCAAAGCACGGCTGGGGCGGCGAAACTCGCGATCGGACGAACCGTGAAACACACGACTTCTTTGACCAACATCTCCGAACGGGTGGCTAG
- a CDS encoding NAD(P)/FAD-dependent oxidoreductase, with protein MKTKYDVVVIGGGPAGGSAASTVAAGGLDTLLVERDSMPRFHVGESLMPETYWPLQRLGLTDRIKAAGWQVKKSVQFVTHNGRESEPFFFRQHDDRDCSNTWQVERSEFDKMLFDRAAELGADCVDQTRLVDVKFDENGKATGVVLKDRNGNLHDVECRVVIDGTGQQSFIANKRGLKTINPDLKKAAIWTYYRDAIRGEGDNEGATIIMQTETRDAWFWFIPLSRGITSIGCVADNDYLLKGRGKPEQVYQEELARCPGLRPRLENATQLGDVRTAKEFSYMTSQSAGDGWVLVGDAFGFIDPVYSSGVYFALEMGIRAGDAIIEGFKKNDLSGEQLGQWTESFREGSKWVRKLVHAFYTKEFSIGRFMKEHPEHRGNVTDLLIGRVFHENAGNMFDDLDASIARAKTEAMAV; from the coding sequence ATGAAAACGAAGTACGACGTTGTGGTGATTGGTGGCGGACCTGCGGGCGGGTCGGCTGCATCGACGGTGGCCGCGGGGGGATTGGATACCCTTTTGGTCGAGCGCGATTCCATGCCTCGGTTTCATGTCGGTGAGTCGTTGATGCCGGAAACGTATTGGCCCCTGCAGCGTTTAGGTTTGACCGACCGTATCAAGGCGGCCGGTTGGCAGGTCAAGAAGAGCGTTCAGTTCGTCACGCACAACGGTCGTGAATCCGAGCCATTCTTTTTCCGCCAACACGACGACCGAGATTGCAGCAACACGTGGCAGGTTGAACGCAGTGAGTTCGATAAGATGCTGTTCGATCGCGCCGCTGAACTGGGCGCCGATTGCGTCGACCAAACTCGATTGGTTGATGTCAAATTTGACGAAAACGGGAAGGCTACGGGAGTCGTTCTGAAAGACCGAAACGGCAATCTGCACGACGTTGAATGCCGTGTCGTGATTGACGGCACCGGACAACAATCTTTCATTGCAAACAAACGGGGATTGAAAACGATCAACCCGGATCTGAAAAAGGCTGCGATTTGGACCTACTATCGTGACGCCATTCGTGGCGAAGGCGATAACGAAGGCGCGACAATCATCATGCAGACCGAAACGCGCGACGCATGGTTTTGGTTCATCCCGCTCTCACGCGGGATCACTAGCATCGGTTGCGTTGCCGACAACGACTATCTGTTGAAGGGACGCGGCAAACCAGAACAGGTCTACCAGGAAGAACTCGCAAGATGCCCCGGACTGCGACCGCGATTGGAAAACGCGACCCAACTTGGTGACGTCCGCACCGCGAAGGAGTTTTCGTACATGACGTCGCAAAGCGCCGGCGACGGTTGGGTGCTCGTTGGTGATGCATTTGGCTTCATCGATCCCGTGTACTCATCGGGCGTGTACTTCGCCTTGGAGATGGGAATCCGAGCAGGCGATGCCATCATAGAAGGTTTCAAGAAGAATGATCTTAGCGGCGAACAACTTGGGCAATGGACAGAGTCGTTCCGTGAGGGCTCGAAATGGGTGCGGAAACTGGTTCATGCGTTCTATACGAAAGAATTCAGCATCGGCCGCTTCATGAAGGAGCATCCTGAACACCGCGGAAATGTGACGGACTTGTTGATCGGCCGCGTGTTCCACGAAAATGCGGGGAACATGTTCGACGATCTAGACGCATCCATCGCTCGTGCGAAAACGGAAGCGATGGCCGTTTAA
- a CDS encoding VWA domain-containing protein translates to MRPFHFRINHSFAVSLTCWFAFAGAVVADDTDRQTRVLVRQLTGRSESVRQNAISRLVAQPKLAYEFLPALTSAAIEQTGQTQPGQLVRPSTVRLLYLIGSIDHTDAESVLVDLLDDDHTGIVMIAADSLGKNKHYGSIEFLKRQVDRPEFDSHYGFRFNLVRALAQMEHPDAVEFLGDLESKLDGQLHFEVAKLLTEVNESHFLGDQARFERWQASKPPKIVFQKASFDSQSGNGRIRMGASQKYYDIDIHAKRLMFVIDRSGSMKDYDGGMTRLERAKFELIKAIKELPADSEFGITFFETSVRQWREKLLIASEENKRDAIVFVERLGYGDRTNTYQALRETLDFDEQLEVVFLISDGKPTFGELTNPSLIVADIMHRNRFRNVNFNTIGIAVTGPAESFLKTLAEQSAGEYRSAN, encoded by the coding sequence ATGCGTCCGTTCCATTTTCGAATCAATCACAGCTTTGCTGTTTCGCTGACTTGCTGGTTTGCGTTCGCTGGGGCAGTTGTGGCTGATGATACGGATCGCCAAACAAGGGTCTTGGTCCGTCAATTAACCGGGCGCAGCGAGAGTGTCCGTCAAAACGCAATCTCTCGTTTGGTGGCCCAACCGAAATTGGCGTATGAGTTTTTGCCCGCGCTGACCAGCGCCGCAATAGAGCAAACGGGCCAGACCCAACCGGGGCAGCTGGTTCGTCCCAGCACGGTTCGCCTTCTCTACTTGATCGGATCCATCGATCATACCGATGCGGAAAGCGTTTTGGTCGATCTGCTTGACGATGATCACACCGGGATCGTCATGATCGCGGCGGATTCGCTAGGCAAGAACAAACACTATGGCTCGATTGAGTTTCTGAAACGGCAAGTCGATCGACCCGAGTTTGATTCGCATTACGGATTTCGATTCAACCTGGTCCGTGCATTGGCTCAGATGGAGCATCCCGATGCCGTCGAGTTTTTGGGTGACTTGGAATCGAAGCTCGACGGACAGCTTCATTTCGAAGTTGCAAAGTTGCTCACCGAAGTCAACGAGTCGCATTTTCTTGGCGACCAGGCTAGGTTTGAGCGGTGGCAGGCATCGAAACCACCGAAGATCGTTTTTCAAAAGGCAAGCTTTGATTCTCAATCCGGAAACGGTCGCATCCGTATGGGTGCATCGCAAAAATACTATGACATCGACATTCATGCGAAGCGGTTGATGTTTGTCATCGACCGATCGGGAAGCATGAAGGATTACGACGGCGGGATGACGCGACTGGAACGCGCCAAGTTCGAGCTGATCAAAGCGATCAAGGAATTGCCTGCGGATTCAGAATTTGGGATCACGTTCTTTGAAACGTCGGTCCGCCAGTGGCGAGAAAAATTGTTGATCGCGAGCGAAGAGAACAAGCGAGACGCAATTGTGTTCGTCGAGCGACTTGGATACGGCGACCGGACCAATACTTACCAAGCGCTGCGCGAGACACTCGATTTCGATGAGCAACTTGAAGTCGTGTTTTTGATTTCTGATGGTAAACCGACTTTTGGGGAACTGACCAATCCATCACTGATCGTCGCTGACATCATGCACCGAAATCGGTTTCGCAACGTCAACTTCAATACGATTGGGATCGCTGTGACCGGGCCAGCGGAATCGTTCTTGAAAACACTGGCCGAGCAATCGGCGGGCGAGTATCGGTCGGCGAACTGA
- a CDS encoding alpha/beta hydrolase, translated as MSKLAPRGVILVVHGLGDHLGRFEHLARTVNEAGWSLFAFDLPGHGDSPGKPGTIQSFDSVLEDICEVRRTVAEYCPGLPQVLLGHSMGGNFAANYALRMLTIDTDSPPLAGLALCAPMLMPPQLMPRPIIFAAWLTGRLFPWFRFDRKVDPDLLTQDADEADQIRRDPKTHGKISMYLATQLVSQGRWAIDHARDIRIPTLVMYGKEDSMIDRDACDHLAIRIGKPATMIRLPHTRHAIFHDVERDTAIEELTRWLDSVSAKN; from the coding sequence ATGTCGAAATTGGCGCCGCGAGGCGTGATTTTGGTCGTCCATGGCTTGGGTGACCATTTGGGGCGATTCGAGCATCTGGCCAGAACCGTCAACGAGGCTGGTTGGTCCCTGTTCGCGTTTGACTTGCCGGGGCACGGGGATTCGCCTGGGAAGCCAGGAACGATTCAATCGTTCGATTCCGTTTTGGAAGACATTTGCGAAGTGCGTCGGACCGTCGCGGAATATTGTCCCGGCTTACCACAGGTGTTGCTTGGCCACAGCATGGGCGGCAACTTTGCAGCCAACTATGCACTGCGAATGCTGACAATTGACACGGATTCACCGCCGCTGGCTGGACTGGCGCTATGCGCACCGATGCTGATGCCGCCGCAATTGATGCCCCGTCCGATCATCTTCGCGGCTTGGCTTACTGGGCGTCTGTTCCCATGGTTTCGATTCGATCGCAAAGTCGATCCGGACTTACTGACACAGGACGCCGATGAAGCGGACCAGATTCGACGGGATCCAAAAACGCACGGCAAAATATCGATGTACCTCGCCACCCAGTTGGTGTCGCAGGGGCGATGGGCCATTGATCACGCGCGTGATATTCGAATTCCGACCTTGGTGATGTACGGGAAGGAAGATTCCATGATTGACCGCGACGCATGCGACCATCTGGCGATTCGCATTGGCAAGCCCGCGACCATGATTCGGCTGCCGCACACACGGCACGCGATTTTTCACGACGTCGAACGGGACACTGCGATCGAAGAGTTGACTCGGTGGCTCGATTCGGTATCAGCCAAAAATTGA
- a CDS encoding FxsA family protein has translation MLIRLFAAFVIVPLVELYLLLQLAEATSLATTLMIVVVTGIMGSMLARREGTVAWHRFKLAMAEGRMPSREIQDGLMIVFAAALLLTPGILTDALGFTLLLPAGRSVFRRLFLAKYAGSFQVHVNGQPVSGSPDEADGPVAPGPEPLHRPSRGYTIDATAVKHRT, from the coding sequence ATGCTCATCCGACTTTTTGCCGCTTTTGTGATCGTTCCGCTGGTCGAATTGTACCTGTTGTTACAGTTGGCTGAAGCGACGTCATTGGCAACGACGCTAATGATTGTTGTGGTCACCGGCATCATGGGTTCGATGCTCGCTCGGCGCGAAGGTACCGTGGCTTGGCATCGTTTTAAATTGGCGATGGCCGAAGGACGCATGCCCAGCCGCGAGATCCAAGACGGGCTGATGATCGTGTTCGCAGCAGCCTTGTTGTTGACGCCAGGAATTCTGACGGACGCATTGGGGTTCACGCTACTTTTGCCAGCCGGCCGAAGCGTGTTTCGTCGCCTGTTTTTGGCGAAGTATGCCGGTTCGTTCCAGGTTCACGTCAACGGTCAGCCCGTTTCCGGTTCGCCCGACGAAGCCGATGGTCCGGTGGCCCCAGGGCCAGAACCGTTGCATCGGCCATCGCGTGGTTACACGATCGACGCGACGGCCGTGAAGCATCGTACGTAG